The stretch of DNA AGGACTTCCCAAAATAGGGATTTGCGCCTGTATATAATCAAACAATTTATTGGGAAGTGCATAGCGATAACTCAAACCAAAATCTTCTTCTATACTAAGACCAATCGAGGCCAAAGGTGTGATGGTTTTTAGTAACTCTGGTTTTATTCTACCAAGAAAAAATACCTTATCAGTAAGTTGAAGCTTTTGGGTAAGTTGCTCATATTCTTGTTTCTTTGGACCATCGCCAATAATCCATAACTGTTCATTATCTAGATGACGAAAAGCTTCAATCACTTTATCAATCCCCCGACTCATGTTGATTGCACCTTGGTAAAGAATTACATTTTTATTGGTGGGATTTGGTGGAAGCGGAAAGAAAATATGATTTTGTTTTTGATTTAATCGAATTCTAGTCGGAACATTGCGCACAACTTTTGGTGACACTTGATAGTTCTCTGCAAAAAAAGCTGCATAACTATCACTTACGGTATAGAAGTTTTTTATTTTCGGAAGCAGAAATTGCTCAAGAGTTTTCCAGACTTTTTTAGTTTTCGGTCGATTGTGCAAAGAAGGCAGCTCTGAGAAAATTTCGTGACTATCAAAAACAAGTGGTAAATTTTTCCATTTACTTACCAAATAGAAAGGCAATAAAGAATCCAAATCATTTGCCAAAAGAATTGTCTCTTTATCTACTTTGTTGAGTAAGGTGAAAAGTAGTTTTTTGTTGAATTCTGCATACATGCTCATCGAATGTTGGTTTTTCATTTCGATTAGATGAGTTGCATAAGGCTTGTCGAGTAATGGTTTTCCTTTTAGTGTGGCACCAATTAGTTCTACTTCATACCCAAACTTCAGGAGAGAGCGACAAACTTTGTCTAGGCGTTGATCGGTTTCTATGTTGTTTAAAACGGCAGATAAAATTTTCAAAATTTAAGGTTTTTATAAAAAAGTTATTTCCCTAGTTTAAAAGTAATCTAATAGACCTGTACAAAAAAAAATAGAATTGCATTTAGGATAAGAACAGGCCAGGCTTCGACCATAGCGGCATAAATCAAAAAGTACACACAACCAAAATAGCATTAATAATTCTGATAATGGTAATCTTAGAAAAGAAAAAAGCCAAAATAATGAAAACAGAAGCAAGATAACCGAAAATATCAGCCAACTCTAGGTTCGAGACAAAATCCATACAAACAATAAATAAGAATGATAAAGTACAGACAAATTTATAAAAAATAAGTCGGTAAATTTGCGTAAATTTGCACCTATGATAGCAACTTTATCAAAGATTAAACATAAAGATTCTCCGAATTTTTTTCTTATTGCTGGCCCTTGTGCAATAGAAGATGAATCGATGGCGCTTCGTATTGCTGAAAAGGTAGTAGAAGTGACCGATAAATTATCGATACCGTATATTTTCAAGGGATCTTTTAAAAAAGCAAATCGTTCTCGTATTGATAGTTTTACAGGAATTGGAGACGAAAAAGCATTAGAGATTATTCGTAAAGTTGGCAAAACTTTCGATATCCCGACAACTACCGACATACACGAGCCTTGGCATGCAGAAATGGCAGCCCAATATGTAGATGTAATACAAATCCCTGCTTTTTTGGTTCGTCAGACCGACTTGGTAGTTGCTGCTGCAAAAACTGGGAAACATGTTACACTGAAAAAAGGCCAATTTCTTTCGCCCGAATCTATGCTATTCCCAGTACAAAAAGTAACCGATTTAGGCAACCAAAATGTTGCGATTATCGAGCGTGGTACGATGTTCGGTTATGGAGACTTGGTCGTTGATTATAGAGGTATTCCAGTGATGAGGAATTACGCACCCGTAATTTTAGACATTACGCATTCTTTGCAACAACCAAATCAAGCTTCTGGTGTAACTGGCGGAAAACCAGAATTGATAGAAACCATTGCCAAAGCAGGAATTGCTGTGGGCGCAGACGGCTTATTTATAGAAACGCATCCTGATCCAAAATGTGCAAAAAGTGATGGTGCGAATATGTTGCAATTAGATAAACTAGAAGAACTATTAACAAGATTAGTGAAAATACGTCAAGTAATTTTGTAATACACTAATCGATGGCAAAACCTTTAACTAACCGATAATAGGAATATCTACATGGTTTTCTATAGATAAGGTTTATTTTGTTGAGGTTTATTTTAATAATACAGAATAATCAGGAAATCTAGGTACATGATTTTTTCTGATTCATACGACAATATTTCACGAAAGTTGAGATATAAAATAAAGAAAATGAATAATTTAATTCGAAAATATAACATTCCAGGACCACGTTATACGAGTTATCCTACCGTTCCGTTTTGGGACAATGATAATTTCAGTAAGCGCGGTTGGGTAGAAACCTTTCAGCGCGCTTTTGATGAGAGTAACGAAGAAGAAGGAATCTCGATTTATATCCATTTACCTTTTTGCGAATCACTTTGTACTTTTTGTGCTTGCAACAAGAGAATAACCAAACAACATTCGGTAGAAATACCTTATATAGATACCGTTCTCAAAGAATGGAAAATGTATGTGGATTTGTTTTCATCAAGACCAAAAATTAAAGAAATTCATTTGGGAGGAGGAACGCCAACATTTTTTTCTCCGGAAAACCTCAAGAAGCTAATCGACGGAATTTTTGTTTATGCCGATATTGCAGAAGGTCACGAGTTTAGTTTAGAAGGTCATCCAAACAATACAACCAAAGAACATTTGCAAGTTTTATACAATTTAGGTTTTAAAAGAATCTCTTACGGCGTACAAGATTATGACCCAAAAGTGCAAAAAGCCATCAATCGAGTGCAATCCTTCGAAGCGGTGAAAAAAGCAACCGAAGAAGCGCGAGAAATAGGATTTACGTCGGTTTCTCATGATTTGATTTTCGGTTTGCCGCATCAAACGATGAGTGGGATGATCAGAACCATACAATTGACAAGAGAACTAAATCCGGACAGGATTTCTTTTTATAGCTATGCACATGTACCTTGGATAAAGGGGGTAGGACAGCGAGGTTTCCAAGATGAAGATCTTCCGTCGCCAGAAGTGAAAAGAGCTTTGTACGAAGAAGGTAAGAAAATGTTCGAAGACATGGGCTATTTCGAAATCGGAATGGATCACTTTGCATTGGAACATGATTCGATGTATCAATCGATGAAGAATCATACCCTACACAGAAATTTTATGGGCTACTCTTCATCCAAAACAAAACTGATGATTGGTTTAGGCGTTTCATCCATTAGCGACTCTTGGTATAGTTTTGCACAAAATGAGAAAACGGTAGAAGAATACGAAGCATCTATTAATAGAGGAGAATTGTCCGTTTTCAAAGGACATATCCTTACCGATGAAGATTTAATTGTTCGCCGCCATATCCTGAATTTGATGTGTAATTTACAAACCTCTTGGAAGCATCCAGAGCAAAAATTCGACGGTTTATCTCAAGCGCTATACTTATTAGAAGATATGGTGAAAGATGGTTTGATAGAAATAAAAGAAAACGAACTGATTGTAAACGAAAAGGGACGTCCGTTTGTACGAAATGTATGCATGGCATTCGATTTACATTTGCTGAGAAATGCACCCGAAACCAGAATTTTCTCAATGACGATTTAATTAAATTGAGAATAAATTTTATTTAAAATATTCAAAATAGTATATTTGAACTTATAACATCTATGAAAGAAATTGAAATACACGGGAAGAGATTTATTCCCTACATAGCATTCGAAGAAATAGAACATGCTATAATCGATATGGCCAACAAAATTTACGATGAATACAAAGACGAAGTTCCTGTATTTGTTGGTGTATTGAATGGTGTAGTAATGTTTATGAGTGACTTTCTAAAACACTATCCTGGAGAATGCGAAATTTCTTTTCTAAAACTAAGTTCGTACGAAGGCACAGAGACAACCGGTAAAGTAAAAATCCAGATGGATATTCCTATTTCGGTAGAAGGCAGGCATGTAATTATTTTAGAAGATATCGTCGACACCGGAAATACTTTGGTAGAATTGCATAAAATTCTCACAGAAAAAAAGGTTAAATCTCTGAAAATTGCTACCTTACTATTTAAACCAGATGCTTACAAAAAAGATCTAGTTGTCGACTTAGTAGGTCTATCTATACCGGATAAATTTGTTGTTGGTTATGGATTGGATTTTGATGGCTTTGGTCGAAACCTTCCAGATATTTATCAAATAAAATCATAAAAAAAATAAAACTCAAAATGCTAAACATTGTATTGTTCGGACCTCCAGGAAGCGGGAAGGGAACACAAGCGAAATTTTTAGAACAAAAATATCAAACCCCACAGATCTCTACCGGAGATTTATTCCGTTATAACCTAAAAAATGAAACTGATTTAGGGAAAAAAGTTCGTGCATACATGGACAAAGGTAGTTTGGTGCCGGATGAAATTACAACCCAGATGCTCAGCGATGAGTTGGATAAAGGAAAAAGCCCGAATGGGTATATTTTCGATGGTTATCCCCGAACAACCTCACAAGCAGTAGCATTGGACAAAATCCTCGCTGAAAAATTCAATGAAGAAGTAACGGTTACCGTAGCTTTGGTTGTAGATGATGAAGTCTTAGTACAACGTCTTCTAGAAAGAGGTAAAACAAGTGGTCGTTCAGACGATGTGAATGAAGAAGTAATTCGTCATCGTATCACAGAATATTATACCAAAACAGCTAAGGTTGCTAAGCATTATAAAGCACAAGGAAAGTGGGTAGAAATCAATGGGGTAGGTGATATCGATGAAATCACCGAAAAGTTAATTGCCGTCATTAATGAAGCAATGATTAAAGAAGATTAATCTCACTACTTAGATTATAAAAATACGCCGAGCATATTTGCTCGGCGTATTTTTTATGCTTTTATGTGATGTTTTGCCACGAATTAGTGGGTTGTTGTTGGTGTATACGTTACTTTCACGGCTTCAACTTCGTCACTATTTGATTTCGAGATGTCTATATTTCTAGGGAAGTTTTCTATTTGATAATCGCTATAGGTAAAATTTGTAATTGCTCCCTTCTCATCTTCGAACGATTTTAGCTGATTTTTATTTTTGGCTAAGGTGTGTAATTTAAAGAAAGTAAAGACCCAAGATGGAGTGCGTACATTTCTGAAGTACGAAGCCTGATCGGTATAATAATCAAACGATAATTTCACAGTGCCATCAGAGATCCATTGCGATAAATTCCCGTTAGAATAAGTGAAACTATTGCCTTCGAGATCACCACGTAAACTTCCGTCACTATTAATTTTCAGATAATTGGTTTCGATAACTGCGTTGTGAACTTTTTCTTCAATTTTTATGGTTCCTTCGCTTTCATAGTAAACAATGTATTCTTTCTTAGAATTGTTCAGATCTTCATAGATTACATTGGCCAATTTTTGGTTGATGTAAGTAAAAGAATATTGGTAGAATTCGTCGCCAACATTATAGGTATATTTCGTGATGTTTTTATCGTTATTGTACATAAAAATCTCAGAACCTTTGCCCGCATAGGTAAATTTTTGAGGCATAAGATTAGTTTGCGGCGATGAGTTTTCTCCAGCATTATCATCACTATTACAAGCATTCAGTCCGAAAAAAGAAAGTGCAATATCGTTAAAATAGCGTAATTTTTCATGGGTTTTCTCTGTTTATTTTGATTGTTATTGATCAAGCTTTCTATACTAACGCAAATAAGTATGGGTTAGTATAGAAAGGGAGACCGAAATTTATTTCAGTTTCGATCGGATAGCTTTGGGTACTGCATCTTTATGAACCAAAATATTCAACGTTTTGTATTCTACATAGGCTTTAGTTACGTACATATATCCTTTATAATCGTTACTTGTTCCCCAAGAATTGCGGATGATGTAATACTCTTTCCCGTTTTGGTCTTTGGCCAAGCCAACAATATGCATTCCGTGATCGTCTGTGGTTTCGTAATTATCGAATGCTTCTTGGCGCATATCTTCGGTGATAGTGCGTTCTGGTTTTGGCCCATTGAACATTTCTTTGCGTTCGGTTTCCGTCATGTCTGCAAAGTTTTTTTCCGGCACATAGGCAATCCCATTTTTCCAACTAAAAGATTTTTCCGATACGTCTTGAGCCCAAGCTACCGTGAAACCATTTTTCAGGGCATTATCGATAATCGTAACGATTTCTTTCAGTGGAACATTCCAATATTCACCCAAAGCCCAATTGTCTGGTATTGGTAGGATAAATTGTTGATAATACGGATAGGCTTTGAACGATGAAATTGCTAAATAATCTTGTGGTTGAATTCCGACGCGTTCCTGAGCAAAGGTTTTGGGTGTGTACCGTTTGCCTTCGTACTCGAAGTTGGCAGGATATTTCCCGAGATAAGCGTCTAAAATTCCGGCATAGGCAGCGGTCCAAGCTGGTGTTAATTTCCCGTTCGGGTTTTTAATAATTCCGTTCAGAAAGCCTTCCATTGCTGCACTCATTTCTGCAAATTGATTATGGTTGGTTCCATAGTTCAAGCCCAAATATACTTCTTGTGGTACGGCACCGTATTGTTCATAAACCCGCATTACATCATGGAAAACTCCACCTTCGCCAAGCGACATTCCTCCATGCAAACGAACATATTGTTTTGCACGATCCATGTAGGCGTTTCTTGCCGTAAATATTTGAGATAATTGGATAGGTTTTTTCCCCATTCTAATCATTTCCGATTCGATGAAAGAATTCCCAGAATACGACCAGCAAGTTCCCGAAGATGCTTGGTTCTGGATAGGCATTTTTGCTAAATTGATGATTTCGGTGAATTGGAATGAGGCTTTACTGTTCTCACTTGCATGATTTTTTAGAGAGTTGACTAAGTCGTCTTGTGCTTGTAGTTGTGTAGAAAAACTCACTGTAGAAGTAAGAACTATGAGCGATAGAATAATTTTTTTCATATTGTTTATTCTTTATTAATTTTTGGCAAATTAGAGCTTTTTTAGGGCATTATGGTAAAAGTTTTTGAAAAAAAATAAAAGTTAAAATTTACTGATAATCCCAAAATGGATTTTAGAGTCTTTAAAGTCAAAAGGTAAATTTCCGGTTTTGCCAACTGCATAATTTATATTAAAAACCCCTAATTTGGTCAGAAAAGCAATTCCTGTTCCCAAACTCATAAGATTGGTTTGTACGTTTATTCGTTTATTTTGTATACTTGCGTAATCGCTAAACAGTGTGATATAAAAAGCTTCATTTGGCAAGAAACGATATTCGGCAGAAACCGTCGCATAAAGATTTGCGGTAATGCTTTCTTCATTAAAACCTCGGAGAGAACCAAAACCACCGATTCGGTAAAGTTCATTTTCTGCAAAATGATTCGCTTTGTCGAACAATCCGTAAAAGTTAAACCGACCTTTCAGGTAGTGTTTTTTACCAAGACGAAATAGGCGATAGGTTTCGAGTCCAATTTCGTACTGATTGCTCGTTTGGTTTTCGGCTTGATCATCGTGTACGAGGTTTTTTTCTTTCTTTCGGATAGAGTTAACCACGGTATACAGGCGTTGTTTACCTTCTAGAATTGCTTGATCCGTTCCTTGAAAATAATCATAGCTTAGACCTAGATTTAGTTTCTGATAATCATCGTAATTTGTTGCAATCGTCGGGTATTCTTCGAGAACAAAGTTAGAGGATTGTATGCCCAAATTAACACCAATATTCGATTGTGGAGTTAATTGATAAAAAAATCTTTCTTGCAAATTTGTGTTAACAAATACGCTATCTTGTTTGAAAAGTTTGAAGTTGGTTTCGCTTCCTATTTTGCTGCCAAAAAGATAAGGGAATTTCAGTCGAATATCAAGAGTTGTATTTTTGGCTGCTGTTCCTATCCAATTCAGCCGAATTTGTTCCATCGCATTGAAGTTGTTATTCAGTTCGAGGCTAAGGTTTCCATTCATCCTAAATTTACCATCTTCGTCTGTACCAAAACCAATAATCCCATCGAAAATATTTGCTTTTATTTTTTCAGTGTACAAGTAAATATAGGTAGAGTCTTCTTGGTACATTACGTTGGGTGAGCGGGTTTCCCGGATCCATTGGTTTTGACGAATTTCATTTTGGATCGTGATTAATTTATCTTCTCGGAAAGTCTCTCCTACTCGAATTTGCAGTTGATGTTTGATAAATCCTCGCGACATTTTCTCGTAGCCAACCAACTTCACCCCATCAATGGTACGTTTTTTTGCTTGCTTTCTGTGTAATTCTACCTGCAACTCATTGTTCTCAAATCCTTTACTTTCTACCACTATACTCGAAAAAATTCGTCCTTCGTCTACTTCTTTTTGATTGAAGTATGCAATGATCGAATCGAGATTTTTGGTAGGGAAATAATCGTTTTTGTTCTGGAATAACTCATTATTCTTTACCCAAATATTTTGATAAAGTTTACCACGTTTCAGATAAACCTTCTGATCGATTACAGAGTCTAATTGCAAGGTGTAATAACCAATTTTTACAAGAGAATCGAGGGTGGATTGCCATTTTCCCGATTCGATCTTTTTCTCGAAAATAGGTTTTTCTGCTGATGATTGAAAATCATAAAACAGAAAGGTTTGTTGTGTTTGTGCGCAGAGAAAATTGAACGCAAAGAGGCAAAAAATAAACCAAAGAAGAGATAACAATCGAATCATGATGTTTAGAAAACGTGTTAAGTTTATTTAAAGTATGTAGTTGAACGATATTTATTAGTTTTGTTCTCGAGGAAAGAAAGTATATTTAATCGAATTTATAAAAAAAACTATGTTAAAATTATTTAAGGTTGTGGGATTTGTCGAAGCCATTTCGGCGATAGCATTATTTTTTGTTGCAATGCCAATAAAATATATTTTTGATAATCCGACTTGGGTTACGCATACTGGTCGTATTCACGGAGGTTTGTTTATTGCCTATGTGGTGATTTTATATTTTCTGAAAGAAAAGTATAATTGGAGCTGGAAGATTTTCGGAATTTTTTTTGTTTCGGCAATCATCCCAGGCGGTACGATTTGGGCAGATAAAAGATTAATAGAAGGAAAACGATACAAGAATCAACTTCAAGAAGAAACGATAGAAAATTAGAGAATTTTAGACGAGTTATAAAAAAATAGACCGAAATCGTTCGGTCTTTTTTTGTTGTTTTTTCGGCTTGGTATTTCATCCTACCGAAACATTTTACAATAAGCTAATAATATAATAGATGATTGCAGCAACAATCGCCGAAATAGGAATTGTAAGAACCCAAGCCCAAAGAAGGCTGATTGTTACACCCCAACGAACCGCTGATACGCGTTTTATCATTCCAACTCCGATAATAGAACCAGTGATGGTATGGGTTGTAGAAACCGGAATCCCGAAGTGTTCTGAGATGTAAAGGGTGATAGCTCCCGCTGTTTCAGAGGCAACACCTTCTAAAGGAGTTACTTTGGTAATTTTGGATCCCATGGTTTTGATGATCTTCCATCCACCTGCCATTGTTCCACAAGCGATTACAATAAATGATGTAATCGGTACCCATCCCCAATGTTCTACGAAATATTGGAATTTATCTTCAGCTTGTACATAAGCAGGATCGAAATCTACATTCATGTGATAGAAAATTACGGCTGCACCGATAATGCCCATTACTTTTTAAGCGTCATTCATTCCATGCCCAAGGGAGAAAAGGGCAGAAGAAACCAATTGGAGTTTCTTGAACCACCATTCTGCTCGAGCAGGTTTTGCTTTTTGACAGATATTCATAATCAAGATGGTGAGAATACTTGCAATCACCATTCCGATGAAAGGTGCTAAGAAAATGAATAAAAATATCGGTATTACTTTGGCATAGACCACAACGCCGGCCAAAGAACCAGTTGTCATGTATGCGTGGGTGAGGGCAGAGCCAATAAATCCACCAATCAAGGTATGTGATGAAGAAGACGGGATCCCGAATTTCCAGGTTAAAAGATTCCATGAAATTGCGGCAATAATTCCGGCTAAGATAACTTCTAAGGTTATAAAATTTTCGCTGACATATTTGGCAATGGTATTCCCTATTTTGAATTCTCCTATATAATAAAGCGAGATAAAATACGCAGCGAAAATCCAAACGGCAGCCCATAAAACGGTTTGAAAGGAGAGAGAACTTTGGTTGCGACAATGGTTGCAATTGAGTTTGCCGCATCGTGGAAACTGTTTATATAGTCGAAAACAAACGAAAGGATGATCACCGCCAAAAGGATAAATCCTGCTCTCGAAGTCATCATATCTGTGATGTGATGCATCACCGTACTGAAAATTTCCATACAGTTTGTGACTTAAGTTAAGCTTAAGAATATTTTACGGCAATAGCTTGTAAAACGTTGGCAACACTTTTGCATTTGTCTGTCGCCGATTCTAGAGAAGAAAGCATTTCTTTGTACTTGATGATATTCTTAGGATCGGTTTCGTTCTCGAAAATTTCTTCTACCGCTTTATCAAAAATACGATCAGATTTGTTTTCTAATTTATTGATCCTTTCGCAAATCTCATAGATTCTTGGGATATTGCTCAGCTCTTTCAGATCAGAAATCGCTTCTCCTATCAGTTGACAAGCTTCTAAGTTTACTTGTGTCAACTTACAAATAGATTTAGTGATTTTTTCTACCTGATAAATTTTTATGCGGTTTGCAGCGCCATTCAAATTATCGGCAACGTAATCTATCGAACGGATAAGATTGTAAATATCTTCACGATCAAAAGGGGTAATGAAATTTCTACTCAGTTCGATATTCGTTTTCTGAGTAAGCACTTCTATTTTGGTTTCCAATTTAGTAATCGTTACTAAATAATCTTCTCGCTCTTCTGGGACTACATTTACTAATTCGTGCAATTGTTCAGCCAACTCGATTAGACTTGCAGATGCATCGTCGAAAATCGGAAAAAAGGTTTTGTCTTTTGGTGTAAAGAATTTGAAAAATGAATTAATCGACATTCAAATAGTGATTTTTGAAGGCATAAAAATCACTATTTGAATGTTAAATTAATGTAAATTAAACTATAGAATTAATCATTTATTTGCTGGTCGATTCCTTTGTATAATCTCACTAATTTTTCTACACGGTCTGCTGAATATTCTATTTCGGTAAGAATGGTAAAATACAAAGTAGAACTTTTCTGACTGATATTATCACACTGGATTCGTGCTATTTGGTTACTAATTGCTATATTCAATGCTTCGTCAAAATCTTTTCGTAGAGGCTCTATGCCACCTAGATTGTTCAAATCATCTTCTAAGAAACGTTTAGAGATGTAATACATCATCTTTTTATATGCCGTGTTGATTGTCTTTAGATCTCCTATTTGCTCAGGTTTCAATTGTCGATGATTGTTATAGATATAGGTATGGATAGAAGTGTTGATGAAATTGATACTGATGATGATATTCTGTATATACCCAAAAGACTGAACGAAAATCTTACTCGAATTGATATTCGATTGATCCATATTGCGAAGAATTCGGTAGAAATTAATCTTTAGA from Weeksella virosa DSM 16922 encodes:
- the kdsA gene encoding 3-deoxy-8-phosphooctulonate synthase, giving the protein MIATLSKIKHKDSPNFFLIAGPCAIEDESMALRIAEKVVEVTDKLSIPYIFKGSFKKANRSRIDSFTGIGDEKALEIIRKVGKTFDIPTTTDIHEPWHAEMAAQYVDVIQIPAFLVRQTDLVVAAAKTGKHVTLKKGQFLSPESMLFPVQKVTDLGNQNVAIIERGTMFGYGDLVVDYRGIPVMRNYAPVILDITHSLQQPNQASGVTGGKPELIETIAKAGIAVGADGLFIETHPDPKCAKSDGANMLQLDKLEELLTRLVKIRQVIL
- a CDS encoding glycosyltransferase — protein: MKILSAVLNNIETDQRLDKVCRSLLKFGYEVELIGATLKGKPLLDKPYATHLIEMKNQHSMSMYAEFNKKLLFTLLNKVDKETILLANDLDSLLPFYLVSKWKNLPLVFDSHEIFSELPSLHNRPKTKKVWKTLEQFLLPKIKNFYTVSDSYAAFFAENYQVSPKVVRNVPTRIRLNQKQNHIFFPLPPNPTNKNVILYQGAINMSRGIDKVIEAFRHLDNEQLWIIGDGPKKQEYEQLTQKLQLTDKVFFLGRIKPELLKTITPLASIGLSIEEDFGLSYRYALPNKLFDYIQAQIPILGSPLPEIKKIIEHYQIGLLIENHTPEHLASKIKELLNKGREPFLEQLMLAANELCWENEELVLKEIFEQIKV
- the hemN gene encoding oxygen-independent coproporphyrinogen III oxidase, which encodes MNNLIRKYNIPGPRYTSYPTVPFWDNDNFSKRGWVETFQRAFDESNEEEGISIYIHLPFCESLCTFCACNKRITKQHSVEIPYIDTVLKEWKMYVDLFSSRPKIKEIHLGGGTPTFFSPENLKKLIDGIFVYADIAEGHEFSLEGHPNNTTKEHLQVLYNLGFKRISYGVQDYDPKVQKAINRVQSFEAVKKATEEAREIGFTSVSHDLIFGLPHQTMSGMIRTIQLTRELNPDRISFYSYAHVPWIKGVGQRGFQDEDLPSPEVKRALYEEGKKMFEDMGYFEIGMDHFALEHDSMYQSMKNHTLHRNFMGYSSSKTKLMIGLGVSSISDSWYSFAQNEKTVEEYEASINRGELSVFKGHILTDEDLIVRRHILNLMCNLQTSWKHPEQKFDGLSQALYLLEDMVKDGLIEIKENELIVNEKGRPFVRNVCMAFDLHLLRNAPETRIFSMTI
- a CDS encoding surface antigen (D15), whose amino-acid sequence is MIRLLSLLWFIFCLFAFNFLCAQTQQTFLFYDFQSSAEKPIFEKKIESGKWQSTLDSLVKIGYYTLQLDSVIDQKVYLKRGKLYQNIWVKNNELFQNKNDYFPTKNLDSIIAYFNQKEVDEGRIFSSIVVESKGFENNELQVELHRKQAKKRTIDGVKLVGYEKMSRGFIKHQLQIRVGETFREDKLITIQNEIRQNQWIRETRSPNVMYQEDSTYIYLYTEKIKANIFDGIIGFGTDEDGKFRMNGNLSLELNNNFNAMEQIRLNWIGTAAKNTTLDIRLKFPYLFGSKIGSETNFKLFKQDSVFVNTNLQERFFYQLTPQSNIGVNLGIQSSNFVLEEYPTIATNYDDYQKLNLGLSYDYFQGTDQAILEGKQRLYTVVNSIRKKEKNLVHDDQAENQTSNQYEIGLETYRLFRLGKKHYLKGRFNFYGLFDKANHFAENELYRIGGFGSLRGFNEESITANLYATVSAEYRFLPNEAFYITLFSDYASIQNKRINVQTNLMSLGTGIAFLTKLGVFNINYAVGKTGNLPFDFKDSKIHFGIISKF
- a CDS encoding DUF47 domain-containing protein, which produces MSINSFFKFFTPKDKTFFPIFDDASASLIELAEQLHELVNVVPEEREDYLVTITKLETKIEVLTQKTNIELSRNFITPFDREDIYNLIRSIDYVADNLNGAANRIKIYQVEKITKSICKLTQVNLEACQLIGEAISDLKELSNIPRIYEICERINKLENKSDRIFDKAVEEIFENETDPKNIIKYKEMLSSLESATDKCKSVANVLQAIAVKYS
- the hpt gene encoding hypoxanthine phosphoribosyltransferase, with the protein product MKEIEIHGKRFIPYIAFEEIEHAIIDMANKIYDEYKDEVPVFVGVLNGVVMFMSDFLKHYPGECEISFLKLSSYEGTETTGKVKIQMDIPISVEGRHVIILEDIVDTGNTLVELHKILTEKKVKSLKIATLLFKPDAYKKDLVVDLVGLSIPDKFVVGYGLDFDGFGRNLPDIYQIKS
- a CDS encoding DUF3817 domain-containing protein; the encoded protein is MLKLFKVVGFVEAISAIALFFVAMPIKYIFDNPTWVTHTGRIHGGLFIAYVVILYFLKEKYNWSWKIFGIFFVSAIIPGGTIWADKRLIEGKRYKNQLQEETIEN
- a CDS encoding aminopeptidase C — translated: MKKIILSLIVLTSTVSFSTQLQAQDDLVNSLKNHASENSKASFQFTEIINLAKMPIQNQASSGTCWSYSGNSFIESEMIRMGKKPIQLSQIFTARNAYMDRAKQYVRLHGGMSLGEGGVFHDVMRVYEQYGAVPQEVYLGLNYGTNHNQFAEMSAAMEGFLNGIIKNPNGKLTPAWTAAYAGILDAYLGKYPANFEYEGKRYTPKTFAQERVGIQPQDYLAISSFKAYPYYQQFILPIPDNWALGEYWNVPLKEIVTIIDNALKNGFTVAWAQDVSEKSFSWKNGIAYVPEKNFADMTETERKEMFNGPKPERTITEDMRQEAFDNYETTDDHGMHIVGLAKDQNGKEYYIIRNSWGTSNDYKGYMYVTKAYVEYKTLNILVHKDAVPKAIRSKLK
- a CDS encoding adenylate kinase, whose product is MLNIVLFGPPGSGKGTQAKFLEQKYQTPQISTGDLFRYNLKNETDLGKKVRAYMDKGSLVPDEITTQMLSDELDKGKSPNGYIFDGYPRTTSQAVALDKILAEKFNEEVTVTVALVVDDEVLVQRLLERGKTSGRSDDVNEEVIRHRITEYYTKTAKVAKHYKAQGKWVEINGVGDIDEITEKLIAVINEAMIKED